From the genome of Ptychodera flava strain L36383 chromosome 13, AS_Pfla_20210202, whole genome shotgun sequence:
TGTCCATCTGCATCATGACGGTTTCCATGGACACTAAGTACGCCATGCCTCCGTTGCTATGTTACGCTTGTACTGGGGGAAGGTATCTCTGTATCGGCTGCTGCTcggatgaaaatacaaacaaaacagaaatacaGAGCTGGTGTCAGAACAGACAGTCATTGGTGAATCTACAACACACGTGATACTTCGCGAAAATGGCCTGTGCCTCGTGTGGACTCTTTCCAATGCAACGCGCAAAACGATACCTCATGATATTGCTGAAACTGTCAGACTTTATATTGGAAATATGTATCCTATTTGAAGGAGTTCCAGTTTCGAAGACATTTTTCTTCAAGTTTGAAAACAGAACTGTGCACATTCACAAAATGTTGTGTTAATTTTTAATGGTTCTGAACATCGAATAAATCTTCAAGAAAAAATGACttcaaaacaaacataatttaGTTCTAATTATcactttcagaaaaaaaattaatcaaaaattaaatatgaaatttctTATATGATTGTACGAAATTTACACAAGTAACAGTAAAACTATTTGGGGCGATAGGGGCTTCTTCCttgtttatatcgaaaatttgcaacacaaacaaaattgtcgatttATAGATGCTTAAGTTACTTACTATATGTTGGCAGGAATCGGTCTTTGTCCGTATTGGTCAAGTGTAGGCTCCTGCTGGAGCGTGTACTGCAAGAGAAGAACGGGCAAAGTCAAACATTCGCATATCGATTGTTGGCGCCACCAGCGTTCACATATGGGCTCATGAGATTTTTAGCTTATTGTACTTTATATCTGATGATTGTAACCAACAATTATATTGTGAGAGCGGTTCACATACTATTTTGCTATGTGAGCACCTACATACGTATAGCCACACTAATTCGATCGTCAATCGTTGTACACTAAAGTTATCAGATTTCCGAAAACTTTTGGCCAATCAACGATAAGCAGCATGTTGTGTTATGCCTTCTGATTCAACGAATACGGTCGCTGCATTACTTCGGTCAATGTTATGTTCATTTCAGAGTTCAGTTACATAGGTCACGTCATTgaaacaaactgaaaagatGCTCAACAAAACAAGCTTTCAATTcattacaaacaaacagaacGCATTAGAGTGTGACGTCATTCTTTCGTATATGTTtgtaataaatatttatgatctGATAATCAATCTCGTAAATTGAACAACTCAGCATACGATAGAACTAGGACTTACAGGACGCCCGTATCCTGACATATAACCAGCAAAATTTGATTGCaggattcattttgaaaaagGAGCTTCCTGAAATGGAAAACAACTAGAAAAAGCAATTCCTTGGTGACATACAATTTAGAGAGATGCTATGCTGTAGGAACACAGATTATGGGCGGTGGTCGACATAACTAGTCTGAAAACAGTACCAATGTCGGAGACATATGTGCACAAATGTTCAAAAAGGTACTTACCCGCCATGAATTAGTGAGGCTAGGCTTCATATACCTGACAGCGTAACCAACAAACCTCAAATCTGGAGAAAAACACAGCAACAAACATTTATTAAATGAGTTACTTTTGACTCTACATTGATCACGTGACTATGAAGCTTAGCAATATTTGTGAGCGTCAGAGAATAGGTTAATTTCgcctgaaattttacatgttataGTTCAATGCGGATCAGGGATGTATGATTGTTTTGGTTCTTGTACTAGTAAAATAGAATTATATAATTGCTTGCCCGAATCACGCTAATAAAAGTGACTTTTGAACTACACGAGCCTTAATAGGTCATCACACAACCGAACACAAATGACATCGTCTACTCCACttctaatattttcattttagattgTCTTTTCATGGGTCgagaaaaataagaaaactcCCTTTTTTTGTAATGTCTGTGATAGTTATGAAATTGTACGTCgtccaaaaacaatatttcaataaGAGAAATTGCGAAATCGTCATTTAATTCACAGTAAAGTCCGTAACTTTTAAACTGTCATTTAAACACGGCTTCCATAGTATATGGTATCGAATGttccaaaaataaatgttcagaACGTCCGCATACAGAAGCAGTCCATATCCGCGGGAAGGCGCACTTCAGCACCATCGGCTTCTCAAGCGTTGTTCGAGTTACGAATACGAGCCACTTGTCAGGAATCGTTGATATTAAAAAGTCTCACCTCCTTTATCCGTGGCTGCACTAGGTCCATTCAAATTTGTTGAAAGACGTGTAAATTGTACGGGGTGGCTTGAACTGGACAAGAAGACAAAGAGAATGTTATCttcagatatacttttgacgACTTACAGTATTTGTTGACATAAAGTCACACCTCTGTACCTACGAGTCACAAAGCTCTTTCCCCAGCGTCTACATTCAACCCAAACCCTTCTTCCTTTTAATTTATGTTCAATTTATTGATTATCTATTTATTTTAACATTCATATTTGTTCCATACTTTCAGCGATTTATAGACAGCAAAAATTATGTCTGTCTTATAGAACTGACACCAGTTAGTCAATCGTGAAAACAAgccattaaataaataaattaataaataaagtaaacaaatgTCTTAGCTTACTACTTCTTTTAGGATTCATAATACGTGAATGAGACATCGTAAACTGATTGGCTGTATCAAGAAATGATATGGCTGTGCCAGGTTCATGATACTTACTTTAATTGGTAACTTGACGGTGGAATAATTTCCCTCAAAGAGCGTCCCGTTTCTGTATTTCCCTGTTGGATCGAGTGAAATAAATATCGTTAAGACATTTTGGCGCGACTTCGAAACACGGCTTTTCAAGCGGTACGCGAATTCATTTGGCTTCGTTTAAAGGCTACATAATATTGGACATCGAAGGAAAACCTATCAGTATAGTTGCTGTAGTGACTGTATCGGATACATCTCAATATGTATCGTTCATTGATAGCGTGGGCTGGGTCGAGACAAGCACTCAGAAGCACAGGTAAGGGCCATCGGAGAGTTGCTAGTAATAGACAAGTATGCTTACATTAGTATCGGGAAGTAGaaacgattttttcatgataATCGTTATTCCTGCAGTGTCAAGCTATTTTAATTCGCCAATCGTCTGCGACATCGGTATATTCTAGACTGATCCAACCGTTGTGCGCACGTCACGGTGGTTTTGTGGTCGCGTTCATAGAATGTCGCGCGCACGCTCGATCGCGCGTCCGAAAACTGAAGCCACTGGGCCCGGGCCGCCGGGGAGCCATGCTAGAGCGATAACATCGGCCTCTTTTTATCATAGTTAGAATTGAATACATTTCATCCACTcatcaccaaatatgagtttgatgtcattattttcaatCATGTTTGGAATTGGAGTGAATTGCTTGAGTCTTTTATCAAGTCAATCACCGtcttaagggaccgttcagtttttacggcaaaatccagggggtcatcgctttttcactggtaggaaaggggggtcaccacattttcaaaaacataatacccataataaagttcactttatgccatggccatgatcgaccctctttaccggcgggccgccttcggcggcccactagaataaatatactttatgtactacccatgaccctcttaacaggcagaCGCGTTTGGCGGCCCACTTCAATTAGGttcttcatgcaatggccatgatcgaccctctttactggcgtgcagcctgcggcggcccactacaataaattgactttatgtaataccccatgacaaTCTTAACagcggacgccttcagcggccctgtccagtaaagtttactttatgcaatggcaatgatcgaccct
Proteins encoded in this window:
- the LOC139148204 gene encoding sperm microtubule inner protein 8-like, which encodes MPANMTYSYSAPARPDVVKLSAVKEGLYHPKLPTFRRMDMDTAAHRLPYEHCRTTTSCGPEDFRNANISLFRGSKRSLSCTGNTETGRSLREIIPPSSYQLNSSHPVQFTRLSTNLNGPSAATDKGDLRFVGYAVRYMKPSLTNSWRYTLQQEPTLDQYGQRPIPANIYSRYRDTFPQYKRNIATEAWRT